In Paracoccaceae bacterium Fryx2, a single genomic region encodes these proteins:
- a CDS encoding glucokinase, giving the protein MPPRAADTCTLVADIGGTNTRVALALGTALLPETIRRYRNADFPGLEPILRRFIAEEDGVDCAGACVAAAGPVRDGVASMTNLDWTFDGDTLARATGAETVAILNDLQAQGHALGHIAPGKLATLIPGPDGAADAARLVIGIGTGFNAAPVHETPWGRIVAASECGHVSLPVRTGEDLALSRFVESAHGFPGVEDVLSGRGLERVFAFAAAEAGCPEDRGAARIMETLASDGPARSAARIFSRLLGVVAGDLALIHLPFGGVYLCGGVARAVAPHLGRMGFAEAFRDKGRFAGFMQNFAVTLIEDDYAALTGCATYLARGGRG; this is encoded by the coding sequence ATGCCGCCTCGCGCCGCCGATACATGCACCCTCGTGGCCGACATCGGCGGCACCAACACCCGCGTCGCACTGGCGCTTGGCACAGCACTTCTGCCCGAAACCATCCGCCGCTACCGCAACGCCGATTTCCCGGGGCTGGAGCCGATCCTGCGTCGCTTCATCGCCGAGGAGGACGGAGTCGATTGCGCCGGGGCCTGTGTTGCGGCGGCCGGCCCGGTCCGCGACGGCGTGGCCAGCATGACCAACCTCGACTGGACATTCGACGGCGATACCCTCGCCCGCGCCACCGGGGCCGAAACCGTGGCGATCCTGAACGACCTGCAGGCGCAGGGCCACGCTTTGGGGCATATCGCGCCCGGGAAGCTCGCGACCCTGATTCCCGGCCCGGACGGAGCGGCCGATGCGGCAAGACTGGTGATCGGCATCGGCACCGGCTTCAACGCCGCCCCGGTGCATGAAACGCCTTGGGGGCGCATCGTCGCCGCCTCGGAATGCGGGCATGTCAGCCTGCCGGTGCGGACCGGGGAAGACCTTGCCCTTTCCCGGTTCGTCGAAAGCGCACACGGCTTTCCCGGGGTCGAGGACGTGCTGTCGGGGCGCGGGCTGGAGCGCGTCTTCGCCTTTGCCGCCGCCGAGGCGGGTTGCCCCGAGGACCGCGGCGCCGCGCGCATCATGGAAACGCTCGCCAGCGACGGCCCGGCCCGCAGCGCGGCACGGATCTTCAGCCGCCTGCTGGGGGTCGTGGCCGGCGATCTGGCACTGATCCACCTGCCGTTCGGCGGGGTCTATCTGTGCGGCGGCGTGGCGCGGGCCGTCGCCCCCCATCTGGGCAGGATGGGCTTTGCCGAGGCGTTCCGCGACAAGGGCCGCTTTGCGGGCTTCATGCAGAATTTCGCGGTGACGCTGATCGAGGACGATTACGCCGCGCTGACCGGCTGTGCCACCTATCTGGCGCGAGGTGGCCGGGGCTGA
- a CDS encoding GH1 family beta-glucosidase, whose product MLPTRADFPPGFQFGAATSSYQIEGHAFGGAGRTHWDDFAATPGNVVRAENGARACDHYHRWPEDLDLTAAAGFDVYRFSASWARVMPEGRGAVNAEGLDFYDRLVDGMLERGLKPAATLYHWELPSPLADLGGWRNRDIASWLADYTEVLMRRIGDRLWSAAPINEPWCVAWLSHFLGLHAPGLRDIRAAARAMHHVLLAHGRAIEVMRGHGMGNLGAVCNFEYAAPADASPEATAAASLYDGYYNRWFLSALFHKQYPADVLEGLEPHLPAGWDEDFATIAAPVDWVGLNYYTRKLIAPCEGPWPAHREVGGPLPKTQMGWEIYPDGLEHFLKRTHQDYTRGLPLYVTENGMANPDALTGNRVDDSARIAYLADHLAAVQRAIAAGVPVAGYFVWSLLDNYEWSLGYEKRFGLIHVDFETLQRTPKASYHALSRALARHP is encoded by the coding sequence ATGCTGCCCACCCGCGCCGACTTTCCGCCAGGCTTCCAGTTCGGGGCCGCCACCTCCAGCTACCAGATCGAGGGGCACGCCTTCGGCGGTGCCGGTCGCACCCACTGGGACGATTTCGCCGCCACCCCCGGAAACGTGGTGCGCGCCGAAAACGGGGCGCGGGCCTGCGACCACTACCACCGCTGGCCCGAGGATCTGGACCTGACAGCCGCCGCAGGCTTCGATGTCTACCGCTTTTCCGCCTCCTGGGCGCGGGTGATGCCCGAGGGACGCGGCGCGGTGAATGCCGAAGGGCTCGATTTCTACGACCGGCTGGTGGACGGGATGCTGGAGCGCGGGTTGAAACCCGCCGCCACCCTTTATCACTGGGAACTGCCGTCGCCGCTGGCCGATCTGGGCGGCTGGCGCAACCGTGACATCGCAAGCTGGCTCGCCGACTACACCGAGGTGCTGATGCGCCGGATCGGAGATCGGTTGTGGTCCGCCGCCCCGATCAACGAGCCGTGGTGCGTGGCGTGGCTGTCGCATTTCCTCGGCCTGCACGCGCCGGGCCTGCGCGACATCCGGGCGGCGGCGCGCGCCATGCACCATGTGCTGCTGGCGCATGGCCGGGCGATCGAGGTGATGCGCGGGCACGGCATGGGGAACCTTGGCGCGGTGTGCAACTTCGAATACGCCGCCCCGGCGGATGCCTCGCCGGAAGCAACAGCCGCCGCCAGCCTTTATGACGGCTACTACAACCGCTGGTTCCTTTCGGCGCTGTTCCACAAGCAATATCCGGCCGATGTGCTGGAAGGGCTGGAGCCGCACCTGCCCGCCGGCTGGGACGAGGATTTCGCCACCATCGCCGCCCCGGTCGACTGGGTCGGGCTGAACTACTACACCCGCAAGCTGATCGCCCCCTGCGAGGGCCCCTGGCCCGCGCACCGCGAGGTCGGGGGCCCCCTGCCCAAGACCCAGATGGGATGGGAAATCTATCCCGACGGGCTGGAACATTTCCTGAAGCGCACGCATCAGGACTATACCAGGGGCCTGCCGCTCTACGTCACCGAAAACGGCATGGCAAACCCCGACGCGCTGACCGGCAACCGGGTGGATGACAGCGCCCGCATCGCCTATCTGGCGGACCATCTCGCGGCCGTGCAGCGCGCCATCGCGGCAGGGGTGCCGGTGGCGGGGTATTTCGTCTGGTCGCTGCTTGACAACTACGAATGGTCGCTGGGCTACGAGAAGCGGTTCGGGCTGATCCATGTCGATTTCGAAACCTTGCAGCGCACCCCGAAAGCATCCTATCACGCCCTGAGCCGCGCGCTGGCGCGCCACCCCTGA
- a CDS encoding substrate-binding domain-containing protein — protein MNLKELSLKLGLSPTTVSRALNGYPEVNEETRERVMAAARRYNYSPNARAIRLATGRAMAVGHVIPIATRHEIVNPVFADFIAGAGETYARAGYDMVLSVVPDEDEERTYRALKSRGTVDGIIVHAPRTDDPRIRLLQEVGLPFVVHGRATGTETPYSWLDVNNRRAFQRATEFLLDLGHRRIALVNGLEFMDFAIRRRTGYLAALADRGIAADPALMFTDEMTETAGHRAARAMLALPDPPTAFLVASMISGMGVRRACDAAGLRLGRDVSVIIHDDELSYMKNGEDVPIYTATRSSVREAGRQAAEMLLDIIAHPGAAPQHRLLEADLIIGQSTGPAPKRS, from the coding sequence ATGAACCTCAAGGAACTGTCGCTAAAGCTTGGCCTGTCGCCCACCACGGTCAGCCGGGCGCTGAACGGCTATCCCGAGGTCAACGAGGAAACCCGCGAGCGGGTGATGGCGGCGGCCCGGCGCTACAACTACAGCCCGAACGCCCGCGCGATCCGGCTGGCCACCGGGCGCGCGATGGCCGTCGGGCACGTCATCCCGATCGCCACGCGGCACGAGATCGTCAACCCGGTGTTTGCCGATTTCATCGCCGGGGCGGGCGAAACCTATGCCCGCGCGGGGTATGACATGGTGCTGTCGGTGGTGCCCGACGAAGACGAGGAACGCACCTACCGCGCCCTGAAATCGCGCGGCACCGTCGATGGCATCATCGTTCACGCCCCGCGCACCGACGACCCGCGCATCCGCCTGTTGCAAGAGGTCGGCCTGCCTTTCGTGGTGCACGGCCGCGCCACAGGCACCGAAACCCCCTATTCCTGGCTCGACGTGAACAACCGCCGCGCCTTCCAGCGTGCCACCGAATTCCTGCTCGACCTCGGGCATCGCCGGATCGCGCTGGTCAACGGGCTGGAGTTCATGGATTTCGCGATCCGGCGCCGCACGGGCTATCTGGCGGCGCTGGCAGACCGGGGCATTGCCGCCGACCCCGCGCTGATGTTCACCGACGAGATGACCGAAACCGCAGGCCACCGCGCCGCCCGCGCCATGCTTGCCCTGCCCGACCCGCCGACCGCGTTTCTGGTCGCCTCGATGATCTCCGGCATGGGGGTGCGGCGGGCCTGCGATGCGGCCGGGCTGCGGCTGGGGCGCGACGTGTCGGTGATCATCCATGACGACGAGCTCAGCTACATGAAGAATGGCGAGGATGTGCCGATCTATACCGCCACCCGGTCGTCGGTGCGCGAGGCCGGGCGGCAGGCGGCGGAAATGCTGCTCGACATCATCGCCCACCCCGGAGCCGCACCGCAGCACCGGCTGCTGGAGGCGGATCTGATCATCGGCCAGTCCACCGGACCGGCCCCGAAGCGGAGCTGA
- a CDS encoding ABC transporter substrate-binding protein, giving the protein MKSRVYAGAAALALLSGGAVAQDLKFAPGEDARFNWDSFEALKATDLKGQSLRIDGPWGGVDKQLFETVIAYFEAATGADVEYTGGDGFEQRVMIDVEAGSPPGIAVIPQPGLAADLARRGKLAPLGADIGAWVAENYAAGQSWVDLATYPGADGTEALYGFFYKVDVKSLVWYSPENFEDGDYEVPETMEDLKALNDRIVADGGTPWCIGLGSGPATGWPATDWVEDMMLRVNTPEDYDGWTSNELPFNDPKVVAAIEEFGAFARNDAYVAGGAGGVASTDFRDSPKGLFASPPQCYMHKQASFIPSFFPEGTVMGEDADFFYFPAYAGRDLGKPVLGAGTLFVVTEDSPVAQAFIQFLTSPIAHEVWMAQSGFLTPHKGVNVEVYGDPTLRKMNDVLLNATTFRFDGSDLMPGAIGAGVFWTGMVDYSGGKDAQAVADDIQKTWDSLK; this is encoded by the coding sequence ATGAAATCCAGAGTTTACGCAGGTGCGGCGGCACTTGCGCTGCTTTCGGGTGGCGCTGTCGCGCAGGATCTGAAGTTTGCGCCGGGCGAGGATGCCCGCTTCAACTGGGACAGTTTCGAGGCGCTGAAGGCCACGGATCTGAAGGGCCAGTCGCTGCGGATCGACGGGCCGTGGGGCGGGGTGGACAAGCAGCTGTTCGAAACCGTCATCGCCTATTTCGAGGCGGCGACCGGGGCCGATGTCGAATACACCGGCGGCGACGGGTTCGAGCAGCGCGTGATGATCGATGTCGAGGCAGGCTCGCCCCCCGGGATCGCGGTGATCCCGCAGCCGGGGCTGGCGGCAGACCTGGCACGGCGCGGCAAGCTGGCGCCGCTTGGCGCCGACATCGGCGCCTGGGTGGCGGAAAACTATGCCGCAGGCCAGTCCTGGGTGGACCTTGCGACCTATCCGGGGGCAGACGGGACCGAGGCGCTTTACGGGTTTTTCTACAAGGTCGATGTGAAATCGCTGGTCTGGTATTCGCCCGAGAATTTCGAGGACGGCGACTACGAGGTTCCCGAGACGATGGAGGACCTCAAGGCGCTGAACGACCGGATCGTGGCCGATGGCGGCACGCCCTGGTGCATCGGGCTGGGGTCCGGCCCCGCGACCGGCTGGCCCGCGACCGACTGGGTCGAGGACATGATGCTGCGGGTGAATACCCCCGAGGATTACGACGGCTGGACCTCCAACGAGTTGCCGTTCAACGACCCCAAGGTGGTTGCCGCCATCGAGGAATTCGGCGCCTTCGCCCGCAATGACGCCTATGTGGCGGGCGGGGCGGGCGGCGTCGCCTCCACCGACTTCCGCGACAGCCCCAAGGGTCTCTTTGCCTCGCCGCCGCAATGCTACATGCACAAGCAGGCGTCGTTCATCCCGTCGTTCTTCCCCGAAGGCACGGTGATGGGCGAGGATGCCGATTTCTTCTATTTCCCGGCCTATGCGGGCCGCGACCTGGGCAAGCCGGTGCTGGGGGCAGGCACGCTGTTCGTGGTGACCGAGGACAGCCCGGTGGCGCAAGCCTTCATCCAGTTCCTGACCAGCCCGATCGCGCACGAGGTCTGGATGGCGCAATCGGGGTTCCTCACGCCGCACAAGGGCGTCAACGTCGAGGTCTACGGCGACCCGACGCTGCGCAAGATGAACGACGTGCTGCTGAACGCCACCACCTTCCGCTTTGACGGATCGGACCTGATGCCGGGGGCGATAGGTGCGGGCGTGTTCTGGACCGGGATGGTCGATTATTCCGGCGGCAAGGATGCGCAGGCCGTGGCGGACGACATCCAGAAAACCTGGGACTCGTTGAAGTAA
- a CDS encoding sugar ABC transporter permease, with the protein MEQFILAGGTIIIGVFGCIAYFFLSNMVLDSIFPPRGPDAGSNITRANAIRPWLFLFPALLLLTVYLVYPVFMSVYLSFMDRTGDRFVGFANYSWLFRDDKFQESLVNNLLWLVFVPAAATFFGLIAAAVTDRIRWGNFAKAMIFMPMAISFVGASVIWKFVYDYRGDGQAEIGALNAIWVSLGGTAQTWLTLAPWNSFFLMVVLVWIQAGFAMVILSAALRGIPEETIEAAILDGASPLQIFMKIKVPQIWGTILVVWTTITITVLKVFDIVLTMTNGQWGTQVLANLMFDWMFRGNDTGRASTAAIIIMLMVTPIMIWNIRNARKEMR; encoded by the coding sequence GTGGAACAGTTCATCCTGGCGGGCGGCACGATCATCATCGGCGTGTTCGGCTGCATCGCCTATTTCTTCCTGTCCAACATGGTGCTGGACAGCATCTTTCCGCCGCGCGGCCCCGACGCCGGGTCCAACATCACCCGTGCCAATGCGATCCGGCCCTGGCTGTTCCTGTTTCCGGCGCTGCTCTTGCTGACGGTCTATCTGGTCTATCCGGTGTTCATGTCGGTCTACCTGTCGTTCATGGACCGGACGGGCGACAGGTTTGTCGGTTTCGCCAACTATTCCTGGCTGTTCCGCGACGACAAGTTTCAGGAATCGCTGGTCAACAACCTGCTGTGGCTGGTCTTCGTTCCGGCCGCCGCGACCTTCTTCGGCCTGATCGCCGCCGCCGTGACCGACCGCATCCGCTGGGGCAACTTCGCCAAGGCGATGATCTTCATGCCGATGGCAATCTCGTTCGTCGGGGCCTCGGTGATCTGGAAGTTCGTCTACGACTACCGCGGCGACGGGCAGGCCGAGATCGGTGCGTTGAACGCGATCTGGGTCAGCCTTGGCGGCACGGCGCAGACCTGGCTGACGCTGGCGCCGTGGAACAGCTTTTTCCTGATGGTGGTGCTGGTGTGGATTCAGGCCGGGTTCGCCATGGTGATCCTGTCGGCCGCGCTGCGCGGCATCCCCGAGGAAACCATCGAGGCGGCCATTCTCGATGGCGCATCCCCCCTGCAGATCTTCATGAAGATCAAGGTGCCGCAGATCTGGGGCACCATCCTGGTGGTCTGGACCACGATCACCATCACCGTGCTGAAGGTGTTCGACATCGTGCTGACGATGACCAACGGACAATGGGGCACGCAGGTGCTGGCCAACCTGATGTTCGACTGGATGTTCCGCGGGAACGATACCGGACGCGCCTCGACCGCCGCCATCATCATCATGCTGATGGTGACGCCGATCATGATCTGGAACATCCGCAACGCCCGCAAGGAGATGCGCTGA
- a CDS encoding carbohydrate ABC transporter permease, with translation MDNIVGTRSRLVWAVNLAALLLVLMWTLPTFGLLVSSFRDRDQITTSGWWRSLFPSEQSVQYRAPPPDTAVEEGGLFVISGNVFEGQPGRVSAFGTTARAPGENPVGEPVTTRSGLEVVVNEDGGFRISSPRAFQGTRGERIFVMTTEPPRFTTENYSRVLGAEGLGRAFLNTMTVTIPATVIPILIAAFAAYALAWMEFPGRALIIAGIVGLLVVPLQLALIPLLKLHNEIGIGKTYIGIWLAHTGFGLPLAIYLLRNYMIGLPREIIESARVDGATDFQIFLKIILPLSFPALASFAIFQFLWTWNDLLVALVFLGNTQDQLVMTGQLKELMGSKGGEWEILAASAFVSIFVPLVVFFAMQKYLVRGLLAGSVK, from the coding sequence ATGGACAACATCGTGGGCACCAGGTCGCGGCTGGTCTGGGCGGTCAATCTGGCGGCGCTGCTGCTGGTGCTGATGTGGACGCTGCCGACCTTCGGGCTGCTGGTGTCGAGCTTCCGCGACCGCGACCAGATCACGACCTCGGGGTGGTGGCGGTCGCTGTTCCCGTCGGAGCAAAGCGTGCAATACCGCGCGCCGCCGCCCGATACGGCGGTGGAGGAGGGCGGGCTGTTCGTGATTTCCGGCAACGTGTTCGAGGGCCAACCCGGCCGCGTCAGCGCCTTCGGCACAACCGCCCGCGCGCCGGGCGAGAACCCGGTTGGCGAGCCCGTGACGACGCGCAGCGGGCTCGAGGTCGTGGTGAACGAGGACGGCGGTTTCCGCATTTCCTCGCCCCGGGCCTTCCAGGGCACGCGGGGAGAGCGCATCTTCGTGATGACCACCGAGCCGCCACGCTTCACGACCGAGAATTACAGCCGGGTGCTGGGGGCCGAAGGGCTGGGCCGGGCCTTCCTGAACACGATGACCGTGACCATCCCGGCGACGGTTATCCCGATCCTGATTGCGGCCTTCGCCGCCTATGCGCTGGCGTGGATGGAGTTTCCCGGCCGGGCGCTGATCATCGCGGGCATCGTCGGCCTGCTGGTGGTGCCGCTGCAACTGGCGCTGATACCGCTGCTGAAGCTGCACAACGAAATCGGCATCGGCAAGACCTATATCGGGATCTGGCTGGCCCATACCGGCTTCGGGCTGCCGCTGGCGATCTATCTCTTGCGCAACTACATGATCGGCCTGCCGCGCGAGATCATCGAAAGCGCGCGTGTCGATGGCGCGACCGATTTTCAGATCTTCCTCAAGATCATCCTGCCGCTGTCGTTCCCGGCGCTGGCGTCCTTCGCGATCTTCCAGTTTCTCTGGACGTGGAACGACCTGCTGGTGGCGCTGGTGTTCCTTGGCAACACGCAGGACCAGCTGGTGATGACCGGGCAGTTGAAGGAACTTATGGGCTCGAAGGGCGGCGAGTGGGAGATTCTGGCGGCCTCGGCCTTCGTGTCGATCTTCGTGCCGCTGGTGGTGTTCTTCGCCATGCAGAAATACCTCGTGCGCGGCCTGCTGGCCGGATCGGTGAAGTGA
- a CDS encoding alpha-amylase family glycosyl hydrolase, with product MALPVDKDWWRGAVIYQIYPRSFQDSNGDGIGDLAGIAARLDHIAGLGADAIWISPFFPSPMKDFGYDVSNYCDVDPMFGTLADFDALVARAHGLGLRVMIDLVLSHTSNAHPWFRESREDRTNPKADWYVWAEPKPDGTPPNNWLSVFGGSAWQWEGRRRQYYLHNFLTSQPDLNLHCEAVQQALLDVARFWLNRGVDGFRLDTINFYFADRYLRDNPSLPLDLRNDSIAPGVNPYNHQLHLFDKNQPENLDFLRKFRAVLEPYGAAAVGEVGDAQRGLEIMAEYTSGDDKVQMCYPFEMLQPTRLTAALVQDTFERMTRAAPDAWPCWAYSNHDTVRHITRWRLSHDAAKAYTTLLMCLRGSLCLYQGEELGLPEAELAFEDLRDPYGIEFWPEFKGRDGCRTPMVWQTDNAAGGFSTADRPWLPVAPQHLGLSVAAQDGIPDAMLTHYRRALAFRRAHPVLRWGAMSQPLADGDVVQFLRTGQETLFCAFNLGDGIAGVDLPDGDWTAVGDSPGGVELTGERRVSLGPWAVCLAKKV from the coding sequence ATGGCGCTGCCGGTTGACAAGGACTGGTGGCGCGGGGCGGTGATCTACCAGATCTACCCGCGCAGCTTTCAGGACAGCAACGGCGACGGCATCGGCGACCTGGCGGGCATCGCGGCGCGGCTGGACCACATCGCAGGCCTTGGCGCCGACGCGATCTGGATCAGCCCGTTCTTCCCCAGCCCGATGAAGGATTTCGGCTATGACGTGAGCAATTATTGCGACGTTGACCCGATGTTCGGCACGCTGGCCGATTTCGACGCGCTGGTGGCGCGGGCGCATGGGCTGGGTTTGCGGGTGATGATCGATCTCGTGCTGTCGCACACCTCCAACGCGCACCCGTGGTTCCGGGAAAGCCGGGAGGACCGCACGAACCCGAAGGCCGACTGGTATGTCTGGGCCGAACCGAAGCCCGACGGCACGCCGCCCAACAACTGGCTGTCGGTGTTCGGCGGTTCTGCCTGGCAATGGGAGGGAAGGCGGCGGCAATACTACCTGCACAACTTCCTGACCTCGCAGCCAGATCTGAACCTGCATTGCGAGGCGGTGCAGCAGGCGCTGCTGGACGTGGCGCGGTTCTGGCTCAATCGGGGGGTGGACGGCTTCCGGCTGGACACCATCAACTTCTACTTTGCCGACAGATACTTGCGCGACAACCCGTCGCTGCCGCTCGATCTGCGGAACGATTCCATCGCACCCGGGGTCAACCCCTATAACCACCAGTTGCACCTGTTTGACAAGAACCAGCCGGAGAACCTTGATTTCCTGCGGAAGTTCCGCGCCGTGCTGGAGCCCTACGGCGCGGCCGCGGTGGGTGAGGTCGGCGATGCACAGCGCGGGCTCGAGATCATGGCCGAATACACCTCGGGCGATGACAAGGTGCAGATGTGTTATCCGTTCGAGATGCTGCAACCGACCCGCCTGACGGCGGCGCTGGTGCAGGACACGTTCGAGCGGATGACCCGCGCCGCCCCCGACGCCTGGCCGTGCTGGGCCTATTCCAACCACGACACGGTGCGACACATCACACGCTGGCGCCTTTCACATGACGCAGCAAAGGCTTACACGACGCTCTTGATGTGCCTGCGCGGGTCGCTGTGCCTGTACCAGGGCGAGGAACTGGGGCTGCCCGAGGCCGAGCTTGCCTTCGAGGACCTGCGCGACCCCTACGGCATCGAGTTCTGGCCCGAGTTCAAGGGCCGCGACGGCTGCCGCACGCCGATGGTCTGGCAGACTGACAATGCGGCGGGTGGCTTTTCCACCGCCGACAGGCCATGGCTGCCGGTGGCGCCGCAGCATCTGGGCCTGTCGGTTGCGGCGCAGGACGGCATCCCCGACGCGATGCTGACGCATTACCGCCGCGCGCTGGCGTTCCGGCGTGCGCACCCTGTGCTGCGTTGGGGGGCAATGTCGCAGCCGCTGGCCGATGGCGATGTGGTGCAGTTCCTGCGCACGGGGCAGGAGACGCTGTTCTGCGCCTTCAACCTTGGCGACGGCATCGCGGGGGTCGATCTGCCCGACGGCGACTGGACGGCGGTCGGCGACAGTCCGGGCGGCGTTGAATTGACCGGCGAGCGCCGGGTCAGCCTTGGCCCCTGGGCCGTCTGTCTGGCGAAGAAAGTCTGA
- the ugpC gene encoding sn-glycerol-3-phosphate ABC transporter ATP-binding protein UgpC produces the protein MANLKLANVEKAYGEVKVLADINLDIKQGELIVFVGPSGCGKSTLLRMIAGLERITGGVLSIDGQVVNDVPPAQRGIAMVFQSYALYPHMTVRDNMAFALKIAKKSREEIAAAVDKAARILQLTPYLDRLPKALSGGQRQRVAIGRAIVRDPKVYLFDEPLSNLDAALRVATRIEIAQLKEAMPERTMIYVTHDQVEAMTLASRIVVLAGGGIAQVGSPLTLYERPETEFVAQFIGSPAMNLMPGQVTATGAETEVRLDNGGVARAAIATSAADMGMRVNLGVRPEDLLATEGAPLFTGEVEITEALGEVTLLYFKRQGEEAQVVAKLPGIHPGLRRQVVRLGAEPAKIHLFHQGRSLLYR, from the coding sequence ATGGCCAACCTGAAACTGGCGAACGTGGAAAAGGCCTATGGCGAGGTCAAGGTGCTGGCCGACATCAACCTCGATATAAAACAGGGCGAGCTGATCGTGTTCGTCGGCCCCTCGGGTTGCGGGAAATCGACGCTGCTGCGGATGATTGCCGGGCTCGAACGCATCACCGGCGGCGTGCTGTCGATCGACGGGCAGGTGGTGAACGACGTGCCGCCCGCGCAGCGCGGCATCGCGATGGTGTTCCAGAGCTACGCGCTGTACCCGCACATGACGGTGCGCGACAACATGGCTTTCGCGCTGAAGATCGCGAAAAAGTCCCGCGAGGAGATTGCGGCCGCGGTGGACAAGGCGGCGCGCATCCTGCAACTGACGCCCTACCTTGACCGGCTGCCCAAGGCGCTTTCGGGCGGCCAGCGCCAGCGCGTCGCCATCGGGCGGGCCATCGTGCGCGACCCCAAGGTGTATCTCTTCGACGAGCCGCTGTCGAACCTCGACGCAGCCCTACGGGTGGCCACAAGGATCGAGATCGCCCAGTTGAAAGAGGCGATGCCGGAGCGCACGATGATCTATGTCACCCATGACCAGGTCGAGGCGATGACCCTTGCCAGCCGCATCGTGGTGCTGGCGGGCGGCGGCATTGCCCAGGTCGGCAGCCCGCTGACGCTGTATGAGCGCCCCGAGACCGAATTCGTCGCGCAGTTCATCGGCAGCCCGGCGATGAACCTGATGCCGGGGCAGGTAACGGCGACCGGGGCGGAAACCGAGGTGCGGCTCGACAATGGCGGCGTGGCGCGGGCGGCGATAGCCACAAGCGCCGCCGACATGGGGATGCGGGTCAACCTCGGCGTGCGCCCCGAGGATCTGCTGGCCACCGAAGGCGCGCCGCTGTTCACCGGCGAGGTCGAGATCACCGAGGCCCTGGGCGAGGTGACGCTGCTCTACTTCAAGCGGCAGGGGGAGGAGGCGCAGGTGGTGGCCAAGCTGCCCGGCATCCACCCCGGCCTGCGCCGCCAGGTGGTGCGGCTGGGGGCGGAACCGGCGAAGATCCACCTGTTCCACCAAGGCCGGTCGCTGCTATACCGCTGA
- a CDS encoding GNAT family N-acetyltransferase → MEILWDNLDSAAWRGTTPLQQSWEYGQAMAALGAGVRRAQVFLDGQEVARAQVLHRRGLRLILRGPLWLALPEPRARRAVLRRLARHAAPTIATPAEAVPGFGVLPLITPRHHALWDLTPDPAALRAGLSGKWRNRLVRAEAQVAPRRANPARALEPLLAAEEAQRGQRGYRALPPAFARLWPGSRQVWEWHSAGRMQAAMLILRHGTWASYHIGWAGPAARAAFAHGPMLWQAALALRAEGVRTFDLGDVNAEDAPGLAHFKLGTGAALTPLGPTALVLPG, encoded by the coding sequence ATGGAAATCCTTTGGGACAATCTGGATTCGGCGGCATGGCGGGGAACGACCCCGTTGCAGCAAAGCTGGGAATATGGGCAGGCAATGGCCGCGCTTGGCGCGGGCGTGCGCCGGGCGCAGGTGTTTCTTGACGGGCAAGAGGTGGCGCGGGCGCAGGTGCTGCACCGGCGCGGGCTTCGGCTGATCCTGCGCGGGCCGCTGTGGCTGGCATTACCTGAGCCACGGGCGCGCCGCGCCGTTCTGCGCCGTCTGGCCCGCCATGCCGCACCGACGATCGCCACACCGGCCGAGGCCGTGCCCGGCTTCGGCGTATTGCCGCTGATCACCCCGCGGCACCATGCCCTGTGGGATCTGACGCCCGACCCCGCCGCTCTGCGCGCGGGCCTGTCGGGCAAATGGCGCAACCGGCTGGTCCGGGCCGAGGCGCAGGTGGCGCCGCGCCGCGCCAACCCTGCCCGTGCGCTGGAACCGCTGCTTGCGGCCGAGGAGGCTCAGCGCGGCCAGCGCGGTTACCGCGCGCTGCCGCCCGCCTTTGCCCGGCTCTGGCCCGGGTCGCGGCAGGTATGGGAATGGCACAGTGCGGGCCGGATGCAGGCCGCGATGCTGATCCTGAGGCATGGCACCTGGGCCAGCTACCACATCGGCTGGGCCGGCCCCGCCGCGCGGGCGGCATTCGCGCACGGGCCGATGCTGTGGCAGGCGGCCCTTGCGCTGCGGGCCGAGGGTGTGCGGACCTTCGATCTGGGCGATGTCAACGCCGAGGATGCGCCGGGGCTGGCGCATTTCAAGCTGGGCACCGGCGCGGCGCTGACCCCGCTGGGGCCAACCGCGCTGGTTCTGCCCGGCTGA